DNA from Halobaculum sp. XH14:
TACGGGTAGGGGTACTTGGGTGCGCTTCCGGCCCAAACCGTATCTTTGACTGCCGAGCGGTGCATCCACCCGGTAGTGACGACCATGGAGTTCGCCGAGTGGGAGCCGATCTACGAGCGGATTCTGGCCGACTTCGGCTACGACCGGGCCGGCGACGAGTCGATCCGTGACCGGCTGGCCGCGCTCGCGGAGCCGTTCGACCTCGACCGCCTGGACTGTACGGGACTGACGGTCGCGGTCGCCGGTGCCGGCCCGTCGCTGGAGTCGGACCTCGACCTCGCCCGCGGGGCCGACCGCGTCTTCGCCGCCTCCACCGCGACCGACAGGCTCGTCGACGCCGGCGTCGCGGTCGACGCCATGGTCACGGACCTGGACAAGAACCCCGAAACCGGGCTCGAACGCACCGAACGCGGGGAGCCAGTCGTCGCGCACGCTCACGGCGACAACGGCGACCTGGTGGACGAGTGGCTCCCGCGGTACGACTCCGCGCACGTGCTGGCGACGACCCAGGCGGCCCCTGCCGGCCCGGTTCGCAACTTCGGCGGGTTCACCGACGGCGACCGGGCGGCGTTCCTCGCGGACGCGCTCGGTGCCGATGCCCTCCGGTTTCCCGGCTGGGACTTCGAGGACGGTTCCCTCACGCCGGGGAAGGCCCGGAAGCTGCGGTGGGCCGAGCGTCTGCTGTACCTGCTCGAACGCCGCCGAGGCGAACGGTTCGCCGTCCTCGACGGACGGCGGGAGGCCATCGACGCCCTCTGAGGGACCGACCCGCACTCGCCTGCCTAAAACATATTTTAGCGGACACTTATCCGGACGAGGCCGGAACGGACGGTATGGTTCAGGAGACCGAGTTCGGGACGACCATCGTCGGCCTCGTCGCCGACGGCCGGGTCGTTCTCGCGTCTGACCGGCGTGCGAGCGCCGGCGGCATGGTGGCGAGCAAACGGGCGGACAAGGTGTTCCCCATCGGCGACCGCGCGGCGCTGGCGTTCACCGGCGCGGTCGGCGACGCACAGGGGCTGGTCCGGACGCTCGAAAGCGAGGTCAGGCTGTACGAGACGCGTCGGAACGCGGCGATGTCGGTCCCGGCGCTCGCGTCAGTGACCGCGAGCACGATGCGGGAGAACCCAGTTCGGGTCCAGCACGTCCTCGGCGGCGTCGACGCCGACGGCCCCCACCTCTACACGTTCGACGCCGCCGGCGGGGTGCTCGAACAACCGTACGCCGCGGACGGGTCGGGCGGCCCCACGGCCTACGGCGTGCTGGAGAACGAGTACCGGGAGGACGTCTCGGTCGAGGCGGCGCGCGCACTCGCCGGGCGAGCCGTGGCGGCCGCCTCCGAGCGCGACCTCGCGTCCGGTAACGGACTCGCCGTCGCAACCGTCGACGAGAAGTCGGTCGAACTCGACCGCTACGACGACCCCGCGGCCGTCGCGTCGTAGTCCTCGGCGTCGTCGGTCGAGGTCGGCCCCGGCTCAGCGCGAGTCCGGTCGGCGTCGGCCGCCCCGTCGTCGTCGATCGACACCTCCCCGTCAGTCGATCCTTCCTCCTCGATCGGCCCCTCCTTATCGATCGATTCCTCTTCGTCAGTCGACCCCTCGTCGACGGTCACCCGCTCCACGTCGACGACGGTCGGTCCATCCCCGACGAGCAGCCCGAGCGTTTCCCCGCCGAGCCGGATCCGCACCCTCACGGCCGGTGGATCCTCGGACAGCACCGTTTCGCTCCACTCGGAGCCCAGGTTCCAGATCGGCCGGTCGCGGATCGACCCGCCGTGTTCCCGGAAGAACGCGACGGCTTCGGGGTGGCTCGTGACCGCGAGCGACACCGGGGCGCGCACCCGGAAGTCACAGTCCGAACACCGGCCGGCGAGCACCGGTCGCCGCTCGTCCCCGGGAAGCGCCGGCGTCTCGACGAACGTGATCTCGGCCCCGGCGCGGCCCGCACAGTCCGGGCAGACGCCCTCCGCGAGCAGGCCGAACCTGTGCCGATGGTGCGCGTCGAACGCAGCCGCCGTCTCCGCCGCGTCGCGGTCGCGGGAGCCGCTCGGCGGGAACGGCAGCGAGAGGAGTTCCGTCCCGCACCCGGTGCAGGCGACGGCGACGAAGTTGTCCGCGACGCGGGCTTCCAGGCTCGGTTCACCACAGACCGGGCAGTCGCCCTCGATCGGCTCCGGGTCGCGGGTGACCTGCTCGGTGTAGGTGCCGGCCGCGAGCGCCCGGGCCGCCTGCCGGCCGGCGTACGTGAGCCGGTAGCGCTCCGTCTCCTCGTCCTTCCGGACGAACCGGTCCACGAGCTGCCGGAGGTGGTACGCGA
Protein-coding regions in this window:
- a CDS encoding 6-hydroxymethylpterin diphosphokinase MptE-like protein translates to MEFAEWEPIYERILADFGYDRAGDESIRDRLAALAEPFDLDRLDCTGLTVAVAGAGPSLESDLDLARGADRVFAASTATDRLVDAGVAVDAMVTDLDKNPETGLERTERGEPVVAHAHGDNGDLVDEWLPRYDSAHVLATTQAAPAGPVRNFGGFTDGDRAAFLADALGADALRFPGWDFEDGSLTPGKARKLRWAERLLYLLERRRGERFAVLDGRREAIDAL
- a CDS encoding proteasome subunit beta yields the protein MVQETEFGTTIVGLVADGRVVLASDRRASAGGMVASKRADKVFPIGDRAALAFTGAVGDAQGLVRTLESEVRLYETRRNAAMSVPALASVTASTMRENPVRVQHVLGGVDADGPHLYTFDAAGGVLEQPYAADGSGGPTAYGVLENEYREDVSVEAARALAGRAVAAASERDLASGNGLAVATVDEKSVELDRYDDPAAVAS
- a CDS encoding DUF7351 domain-containing protein; its protein translation is MTDAESTERADAGPGDGGELAPDANADDAFAALGNDTRLRVLRTLADADEPPTFTELFEASDEETSAGFAYHLRQLVDRFVRKDEETERYRLTYAGRQAARALAAGTYTEQVTRDPEPIEGDCPVCGEPSLEARVADNFVAVACTGCGTELLSLPFPPSGSRDRDAAETAAAFDAHHRHRFGLLAEGVCPDCAGRAGAEITFVETPALPGDERRPVLAGRCSDCDFRVRAPVSLAVTSHPEAVAFFREHGGSIRDRPIWNLGSEWSETVLSEDPPAVRVRIRLGGETLGLLVGDGPTVVDVERVTVDEGSTDEEESIDKEGPIEEEGSTDGEVSIDDDGAADADRTRAEPGPTSTDDAEDYDATAAGSS